One segment of Leptospiraceae bacterium DNA contains the following:
- a CDS encoding tetratricopeptide repeat protein, translating into MITPEMKEVLVHYNKGLELYKTSKFKEALEYFNKGLAIIPDDGPTLMYIKRCKEFLESPPPADWDGVYIMKTK; encoded by the coding sequence ATGATTACACCAGAGATGAAAGAGGTGCTTGTGCACTATAATAAAGGTCTTGAACTTTATAAAACTAGTAAATTTAAAGAAGCTTTAGAATATTTTAATAAAGGTTTGGCGATTATTCCAGACGATGGTCCTACTTTGATGTATATAAAACGATGCAAAGAATTCCTTGAATCTCCACCTCCTGCTGACTGGGACGGTGTATATATAATGAAAACAAAATAA
- a CDS encoding YbbR-like domain-containing protein, with protein sequence MRLFDFWQAKIGSVLLAAIFYLNLQNSKVLVKNINVPIEYPRLSGNLYYSKNNEKTYSVKVEGFRDLVNYHSQFMKVIVDPNELVIGENQYEVKKIWGVPSSGIKVTLLGPKLNIGVDILSSKTMQVDINFEDDLPAGYIKSSHFIKPSTLTVSGPKSVIEKMSKFILPAISLKEKTESFTRTVRLPEFQKGLGLIGNIKEFQLRVNIIRDLSNIGDQIIVQLPVKCEYLDPALEADLSLEEVSIKFSSSTKVNSIQIIQGIQASVPCNYTFDHKTKKIVPNSLPVSAKVRVIKSPELKNIEILGVMPEKINIQYRIKPELGEKDKDKDKDKDKDKKEISEDVFFPEELPEDRK encoded by the coding sequence TTGAGACTATTTGATTTTTGGCAGGCAAAAATTGGCTCCGTATTGCTTGCAGCTATATTTTATTTGAATCTTCAGAATTCTAAAGTTTTGGTGAAAAATATAAATGTACCGATCGAATACCCTCGGTTAAGTGGAAACTTGTACTATTCAAAAAATAATGAAAAAACTTATTCTGTCAAAGTAGAAGGGTTTAGAGATTTAGTTAATTATCATTCTCAATTTATGAAAGTCATAGTTGATCCGAATGAATTAGTAATTGGTGAAAATCAATACGAAGTAAAAAAGATTTGGGGAGTTCCTTCGAGTGGAATTAAAGTTACTTTACTTGGACCTAAATTAAATATTGGAGTCGATATTCTTTCCTCCAAAACCATGCAAGTTGACATTAACTTTGAAGACGATTTGCCGGCAGGTTATATAAAATCTTCTCATTTTATTAAGCCATCTACACTAACCGTTTCCGGTCCAAAGTCTGTAATTGAAAAAATGTCTAAATTTATATTACCAGCCATTTCTTTAAAGGAAAAAACAGAATCTTTTACACGGACAGTCCGACTTCCAGAGTTTCAAAAAGGTCTAGGGTTAATAGGAAACATTAAAGAGTTTCAACTTAGAGTTAATATTATTCGAGATTTATCGAATATAGGAGATCAAATTATAGTACAACTTCCAGTGAAATGTGAGTATCTAGACCCTGCACTTGAGGCAGATTTATCTTTGGAAGAAGTATCAATTAAGTTTTCTTCGTCAACTAAGGTTAATAGTATTCAAATCATACAAGGAATACAAGCAAGTGTTCCTTGTAATTATACGTTTGACCATAAAACTAAAAAAATTGTTCCTAATTCATTGCCAGTAAGTGCGAAAGTTCGTGTTATCAAATCTCCTGAATTAAAAAATATTGAAATTTTAGGTGTAATGCCTGAAAAAATAAATATTCAATACCGAATTAAGCCGGAGCTTGGCGAAAAAGACAAAGATAAGGATAAAGATAAAGATAAAGATAAAAAAGAAATTTCTGAAGATGTTTTTTTTCCAGAAGAACTGCCGGAGGACAGGAAATGA
- a CDS encoding GAF domain-containing protein, which translates to MATEKLGEKGEEIFEHEFEILQKFKEKFQVTSDGDSNLVEYKILGENYEQLLKQSVKLLKIGDSTQRRLIKTQNQLQEANEQIEKSYNNLKALSEFGQSITASLDTKEIILSVLRHIQPMMSADILSIGMYEEEKNIIKYKFCVKNGVYVPSLASESLDDENFSSLCYQKKSEIIVQDLEKEYPALVSTIKELWDETNDSLAYFPLKVEDRFIGILTVQSHQKNAYNENQLNVLRTLASYVGIAIDNADAYKNLSKKNKQLNDNIEKINSLNEGLEQERQKSEKLLLNILPASIAERLKAGENIISDYFPEATVMFADLAGFTKMSAKLASPEKLVIILNEIFTEFDEVANRFGLEKIKTIGDCYMVAGGVPVTSEDHIERTAYASLDMLKVFTQIKSNWNMDFGIRIGIHVGSIVAGVIGQNKFVYDLWGDTVNTASRMESHGVPGRINCSQDIYTKLKDKFVFEDRGEMEVKGKGIMRMFFLNDYSK; encoded by the coding sequence ATGGCTACAGAGAAACTTGGAGAAAAGGGAGAAGAAATTTTCGAACACGAGTTCGAAATTTTACAAAAATTTAAAGAAAAGTTCCAAGTTACATCTGATGGTGATTCAAACCTAGTTGAATATAAAATACTAGGGGAGAATTACGAACAACTCCTCAAACAAAGTGTTAAGTTATTAAAAATTGGCGACTCAACTCAGAGACGCTTAATTAAAACCCAAAATCAACTCCAAGAAGCAAATGAACAAATTGAAAAATCATACAATAATTTAAAAGCTCTTAGCGAGTTCGGCCAATCTATAACTGCGAGTTTAGATACTAAAGAAATTATTCTTTCCGTGTTAAGACATATACAGCCCATGATGTCTGCTGATATACTTTCAATTGGAATGTATGAAGAAGAGAAAAACATTATTAAATATAAATTTTGTGTAAAAAATGGTGTATACGTTCCATCTCTTGCGTCTGAAAGTTTGGACGACGAGAACTTTTCTTCCTTATGTTATCAAAAAAAATCAGAAATTATTGTCCAGGACTTGGAAAAAGAATACCCAGCTTTGGTCTCGACTATTAAAGAACTTTGGGATGAAACAAATGATTCACTTGCCTATTTCCCATTGAAAGTAGAAGATCGTTTCATTGGTATATTGACAGTTCAGAGTCATCAAAAAAATGCTTACAACGAAAATCAACTTAACGTATTACGAACATTAGCCTCTTATGTTGGGATTGCGATTGATAATGCGGATGCATATAAAAATCTTTCAAAGAAAAATAAACAACTGAATGATAATATTGAAAAAATAAATTCTTTAAATGAAGGCTTAGAACAAGAAAGACAGAAATCAGAGAAACTTTTATTAAATATTTTACCTGCTTCCATTGCCGAAAGGTTAAAAGCTGGGGAGAATATAATATCTGATTATTTTCCGGAGGCAACCGTGATGTTTGCTGACTTAGCTGGATTTACAAAAATGAGTGCAAAACTCGCTTCTCCGGAAAAACTAGTTATTATCCTCAATGAAATTTTTACTGAATTTGATGAAGTCGCAAATCGATTTGGATTGGAGAAAATTAAAACCATTGGTGATTGTTATATGGTTGCCGGTGGTGTACCGGTCACAAGTGAAGACCATATCGAAAGAACAGCATATGCTTCTTTGGATATGCTAAAAGTTTTCACACAAATTAAGTCCAATTGGAATATGGATTTTGGAATTCGAATTGGAATTCATGTTGGATCTATTGTTGCAGGAGTTATTGGTCAAAATAAATTCGTTTACGATCTTTGGGGTGATACTGTAAACACTGCATCAAGGATGGAATCGCACGGGGTTCCTGGTCGAATTAACTGCTCACAAGATATTTATACCAAATTAAAAGATAAATTTGTCTTTGAAGACCGTGGTGAAATGGAAGTAAAAGGAAAAGGTATAATGAGAATGTTTTTCCTGAATGATTACAGTAAATAA
- a CDS encoding polymer-forming cytoskeletal protein, producing MMKKNNTFLVTEHGTISTILGRDTYFNGILTFKKPLQISGEFEGEIISDGFLLISEGAVIRANIKAHTVVVAGHVTGNVIASERLEMQASGKVVGNIKTAKLQIADGVVFDGNCEMIQKT from the coding sequence ATGATGAAAAAAAATAATACTTTTTTAGTAACAGAACACGGAACGATTTCTACTATTTTAGGAAGAGATACTTATTTTAATGGAATACTTACTTTCAAAAAACCATTACAAATTTCAGGCGAATTTGAAGGAGAAATTATTTCCGACGGATTTCTTTTAATCAGTGAAGGTGCAGTAATTCGTGCAAATATAAAAGCGCATACTGTTGTAGTAGCCGGTCATGTAACTGGTAATGTAATTGCCTCTGAACGTTTAGAAATGCAAGCAAGTGGTAAAGTGGTAGGAAACATAAAAACCGCAAAACTACAAATCGCTGATGGTGTTGTGTTTGATGGAAACTGTGAGATGATTCAAAAAACTTAA
- a CDS encoding 4-hydroxy-tetrahydrodipicolinate synthase encodes MFQGVFTAIITPFKSDKIDYSAYFRILDTQINSGVAGVVPCGTTGESPTLDYEEHLELIQKTVEYVSGKILVIAGTGSNSTMEAVYLTEEACKAGVDGVLSVNPYYNKPTQEGLYLHFKKIAEASTKPVMLYNVPGRTAVNLQPDTIKRLSEISNITSIKEATGDVGQMAKTIQAVGEKMSVLSGDDNLTLPLLAIGGRGVVSVVSNFFPKSLSTLVKSFFEGDLETARKIHYDLLSVFGLVFCETNPIPVKAVMHWLGYSENTLRLPMTPLSNSAQADELKKQIFHLRGLGYE; translated from the coding sequence ATGTTTCAAGGTGTATTTACGGCGATTATCACGCCTTTTAAATCTGATAAAATTGATTATTCTGCCTATTTTCGTATTTTGGATACGCAAATTAACTCAGGTGTGGCAGGAGTTGTGCCCTGTGGGACAACAGGCGAGTCTCCTACATTGGACTATGAAGAACATTTAGAACTAATTCAAAAAACAGTAGAGTATGTTAGTGGGAAAATTTTGGTGATTGCGGGCACTGGATCTAACTCAACCATGGAAGCTGTCTATCTGACGGAAGAAGCCTGCAAAGCTGGAGTGGATGGAGTTTTGTCTGTAAATCCTTATTATAATAAACCCACTCAAGAAGGATTGTATTTGCATTTTAAAAAAATAGCTGAAGCATCTACTAAACCAGTTATGTTGTACAATGTTCCGGGGCGAACAGCTGTTAATCTCCAACCAGATACAATTAAGAGACTTTCGGAAATTTCAAATATTACTTCCATCAAAGAGGCAACAGGTGACGTCGGCCAAATGGCAAAAACGATTCAAGCTGTTGGAGAAAAAATGAGTGTGCTTTCGGGTGACGATAATCTTACCCTTCCTCTTCTCGCTATTGGTGGTCGAGGAGTTGTTTCGGTAGTTTCTAATTTTTTCCCAAAAAGTTTATCTACATTGGTAAAATCTTTTTTTGAAGGTGATCTAGAAACTGCAAGAAAAATTCATTATGACTTGTTATCCGTCTTTGGGCTTGTATTTTGCGAAACAAATCCGATCCCAGTCAAAGCAGTTATGCATTGGCTTGGTTATTCGGAGAATACTCTTCGTTTGCCCATGACACCATTGAGCAATAGCGCACAGGCTGACGAACTTAAAAAACAAATCTTTCATTTGCGAGGTTTAGGATATGAGTAA
- a CDS encoding 4-hydroxy-tetrahydrodipicolinate reductase, giving the protein MSKKGKLKIALVGSGGRMGLSITQVLSKSNKSVLHAAIEKQKSPLIGKDVGLNAGIGENGIEYTDNVESAISSADVIIDFGFAENSNTILELAIKHNKPLVIGVTGLTESFLQKIKESSVQIPILQSPNMSVGVNLLFKLAEMAARVLGDEYDIEVLDIHHRHKKDSPSGTAMKLKEVLLSSLGRTESNVIYGRHGNDYKERDNKEIAVHSMRAGEVVGDHTVYFFSPDERIEISHKAQDRRTFAVGAVKAAEFIYEQKMGLFHMYDVLGI; this is encoded by the coding sequence ATGAGTAAAAAAGGAAAACTAAAAATAGCATTGGTGGGTTCTGGTGGTAGAATGGGACTTTCTATTACACAAGTTTTATCAAAAAGTAATAAATCAGTATTACACGCGGCGATAGAAAAACAAAAATCACCTTTAATTGGTAAAGATGTCGGATTAAATGCTGGCATTGGGGAAAATGGAATTGAATATACAGACAATGTGGAAAGTGCAATTTCTTCCGCTGATGTGATTATTGATTTCGGTTTTGCTGAAAATTCGAATACTATTTTAGAATTAGCGATTAAACATAATAAACCGCTTGTAATTGGAGTTACAGGTTTAACTGAATCCTTTTTACAGAAAATTAAAGAATCCTCAGTTCAGATTCCAATATTACAATCTCCTAATATGTCTGTCGGAGTGAACTTACTATTTAAATTGGCGGAAATGGCTGCTCGCGTTTTAGGAGATGAATATGATATTGAAGTATTAGATATTCATCATCGTCATAAAAAGGATTCTCCGTCAGGAACTGCTATGAAATTAAAGGAAGTTTTGCTTTCCTCATTAGGAAGAACTGAATCTAACGTAATTTACGGAAGACACGGGAATGACTACAAGGAAAGAGACAATAAAGAAATTGCAGTTCATAGTATGAGAGCAGGGGAAGTAGTTGGAGATCATACTGTTTACTTTTTTTCACCAGATGAACGAATTGAAATATCGCATAAAGCACAAGATAGGCGTACGTTTGCAGTTGGCGCAGTGAAAGCAGCTGAGTTCATTTATGAACAAAAAATGGGGCTTTTTCATATGTACGATGTATTAGGAATTTAG
- the acpS gene encoding holo-ACP synthase, with the protein MILSVGNDIVENSRIKESFEKYGDRFLERIFSAEEVTYCLSKKDPIPHLSARFACKEAFIKAIELENGKVLEMKEIELSGNFFGKKNLALHGKAKEIFLQKGYDEISVSISHTDTYSTAVVILYCK; encoded by the coding sequence ATGATTCTTTCGGTAGGAAATGATATTGTAGAAAATAGTCGAATCAAAGAAAGTTTTGAAAAATATGGGGATAGGTTTTTAGAAAGAATTTTTTCTGCAGAAGAAGTTACTTATTGCCTTTCAAAAAAAGACCCAATTCCACATTTGAGTGCAAGATTTGCGTGTAAGGAAGCATTCATAAAAGCAATAGAATTAGAAAATGGAAAAGTTTTAGAAATGAAAGAAATAGAATTAAGTGGAAATTTTTTCGGAAAAAAAAATCTTGCATTACATGGAAAGGCAAAAGAAATATTCTTACAAAAGGGTTATGATGAGATTTCAGTCTCAATTAGCCATACGGATACTTATTCAACTGCAGTAGTTATATTGTACTGCAAATAA
- a CDS encoding ketoacyl-ACP synthase III, whose protein sequence is MKLKSNGIQITGYGDYYPEKILTDEEIRARLKYPEMHPSEKAVIGDIGVTKRHRANEKETSVFMASKACEMAMKNAGVSPESIDLYLFCNWTERYYLPDLAPQASLLNGTKNALAFDLGTACTGFVHGVQTASCYLQTGKWKKALVVGAERFSERTKRGGYGEFTAGDAAAAVVMEYTGDTETGIIDTCLFDVGSLIDVITCNAPAGLIRSYPDLVTNAADYSLKAIDLLLERNGLKESDITWVVPHPGTDIVVKDILKRTKVPKEKYLMNYPKMGNVSAASIPTVLAEYYNNGTIKKGDVILTPAVGGGFYWGGILYVA, encoded by the coding sequence ATGAAACTAAAATCAAATGGAATTCAAATTACAGGTTACGGAGATTATTACCCAGAAAAAATTTTAACAGACGAAGAAATTCGTGCAAGATTGAAATACCCAGAAATGCACCCTTCTGAAAAAGCGGTAATCGGCGATATTGGAGTTACGAAAAGACATAGAGCAAACGAAAAGGAAACTTCCGTGTTTATGGCTTCTAAAGCATGTGAAATGGCAATGAAAAATGCTGGAGTTTCACCTGAGTCAATTGATCTCTATTTATTTTGCAATTGGACGGAGCGTTATTATTTACCTGATTTAGCACCTCAGGCTTCTCTTTTAAATGGAACTAAAAATGCATTAGCGTTTGATCTTGGAACAGCCTGTACTGGTTTCGTTCATGGTGTACAAACTGCAAGTTGTTATTTACAAACTGGAAAATGGAAAAAAGCGTTAGTAGTTGGAGCTGAGCGTTTTTCGGAAAGAACCAAACGTGGTGGTTATGGGGAGTTTACTGCTGGAGATGCGGCGGCGGCTGTCGTAATGGAATATACTGGAGATACAGAAACTGGAATTATCGATACTTGTTTATTTGATGTAGGAAGTCTGATAGATGTAATTACATGTAATGCGCCGGCAGGGTTAATTCGAAGTTATCCGGACTTAGTCACAAATGCTGCTGACTATTCTTTAAAGGCTATTGATTTATTATTGGAAAGAAACGGATTAAAAGAATCTGATATTACTTGGGTTGTACCACATCCTGGAACTGATATTGTTGTAAAAGATATTCTCAAAAGAACAAAAGTTCCGAAAGAAAAATATCTAATGAATTATCCGAAAATGGGAAATGTTTCCGCTGCATCTATACCAACGGTATTAGCTGAATATTATAATAATGGAACTATCAAAAAAGGAGACGTTATTTTAACTCCAGCTGTTGGTGGTGGATTTTATTGGGGCGGGATTCTTTACGTAGCATAA
- a CDS encoding DUF1987 domain-containing protein, which produces MDKILIQKTKTSPEVLMDFDKGILDIIGESYPENAVGFYKPVFDWLNSATGAKVPLTVNFRLDYFNTSSSKCVIDILDILDKYYANSGKVEVKWYYKEDDDDMLETGEEFSSDIKVPFELLSYS; this is translated from the coding sequence ATGGATAAAATTTTAATACAAAAAACCAAAACATCTCCAGAAGTATTAATGGATTTCGACAAAGGTATACTTGATATCATTGGTGAATCCTATCCGGAAAATGCAGTAGGTTTTTATAAGCCAGTCTTTGATTGGTTAAACTCAGCTACTGGGGCAAAAGTTCCTCTAACAGTAAATTTTCGATTGGATTATTTTAATACTAGTTCTTCAAAATGTGTAATCGATATTTTAGATATTCTGGACAAATACTATGCTAATTCCGGAAAAGTAGAAGTGAAGTGGTACTACAAAGAGGACGACGATGATATGTTAGAAACTGGAGAGGAATTTTCCAGTGATATCAAAGTTCCTTTTGAGTTACTTTCCTATTCTTAA
- a CDS encoding TIGR00159 family protein, protein MDYLRSLLYIDYNNLSPVAVTVDILIVSYIFYKIYIMLRKTRGLQLLIGVGIFYIMGLIANYFQLELLDWLIVNIKPAIVFVVIVLLQPELRRNLGELSKIRIVKLFLLKPSYELDEIVEAAKIMAQEKTGSIIVIAKDISLKDIIEESIHLDAVISSSLLLTIFKKNSALHDGAVIIEQNRIASASSYLPMSNSLGNSTLGARHRSALGLAEETDAVVIVTSEETGEISICKDGEMHHPVKSFELKNQLQILLSDKSPKKEKGAIV, encoded by the coding sequence TTGGATTATTTACGTTCTTTACTCTATATAGACTATAATAACCTTTCGCCAGTTGCCGTAACTGTTGATATTCTTATCGTTAGTTATATTTTTTATAAAATATATATAATGCTGAGAAAAACTCGCGGATTACAACTATTAATCGGAGTTGGAATATTTTATATTATGGGTCTTATAGCTAACTACTTCCAATTGGAACTTTTGGATTGGCTCATTGTAAATATCAAACCAGCGATTGTTTTCGTTGTAATAGTACTTTTACAACCTGAGTTGAGAAGAAATTTGGGAGAACTTTCAAAAATTAGAATTGTAAAATTATTTTTACTAAAACCAAGTTATGAGTTAGATGAAATAGTCGAAGCAGCAAAAATTATGGCTCAAGAAAAAACTGGTTCTATCATTGTAATTGCAAAAGACATTAGCCTAAAAGATATAATTGAAGAATCAATTCATCTTGACGCAGTTATATCTTCTAGTTTACTTTTAACAATTTTCAAAAAAAATTCTGCTTTGCATGATGGCGCAGTCATTATCGAACAAAACCGAATTGCTTCAGCGTCTTCTTATTTGCCAATGAGTAATAGTTTAGGAAATTCTACACTAGGGGCAAGGCATCGTTCGGCGCTCGGTCTTGCAGAAGAAACAGATGCAGTGGTAATTGTTACTTCTGAGGAAACGGGGGAAATTTCCATTTGTAAAGATGGAGAAATGCATCATCCAGTTAAATCCTTCGAATTAAAAAACCAATTGCAAATTTTACTTTCTGATAAATCTCCTAAAAAAGAAAAAGGAGCAATTGTTTGA